Sequence from the Theropithecus gelada isolate Dixy chromosome 20, Tgel_1.0, whole genome shotgun sequence genome:
CCTCTCCTAGGCCTGCCCATGTTATCACTTCCCCAGAGAGTTTCTCCGACCTGCCTCCCCAGGATCCTTGCTCCCTCCTTAACACCGCTTTGTTTGCTGAGCCTTCACTGTTCACTAGGAAATGTTCACAGGTGTCCCCCGTGATGGACCCTCTCTGGGATACTGTAGGGAGAGATGAGAGGTTAAATCAGACATATGTTACTATGCACAGAGAGGGAGTAGCAATGAAGGTGAGCAGGTGAGCCCCACGTAGAGGCTATGGGACACAGCGGGAGGGTTGGGGGAACACAGACCAGCCAGCCAGCCTACCCAAGCTGCAGCTGGGTAGTGTCAGAGAAGACCACCCAGATATGGGGACAGAACTCACAAGGGCAGCTACTTTATAATCCTACTGGGGATTTCAAGTTCAAACTCCTTGGGCTGTTTTTCTAGGTGGGGGCTGGCAAACCATGGCCTGCAGGTCAAATCTGATCAGGAGTAAGATtttcagtaaataaaattttatcgtttatttacatattgtctatagctgctttctgactacagtggcagagttgagtagttgtaaaAGGAAcacatggcccacaaagcctaaaatatgtacAGTCTGCCTTTTTACAGAAGTTTGCTAGCTCCCATACTAGACCGTTAACAatttgggcttcagtttctttccAGCCTCATTCCCTCAACATATACTAAACTCCCTGCTGTGGCCTAAGTTGCAGCTTCTCCACCAGAACGCAGTGAATATGTGATTGGTATGTGGAGTCTAGTCCAGTCGTACGCAGCATCCTCTATATTCCCCGTTACGGTTTAAAATACAATGTTCTACACATGTGGCCTTGTGAAAAAGATTGGGAAGCCTTGCTtttgtgttattcttttttttttttttttttgttgagacggagtctcgctctgccgcccaggctggagtgcagtggccagatctcagctcactgcaagctccacctcccgggttcacgccattctcctgcctcagcctcccgagtagctgggactacaggcgcccgccatctcgcccggctagttttttgtattttttagtagagacggggtttcaccgtgttcgccaggatggtcttgatctcctgacctcgtgatccacccgtctcggcctcccaaagtgctgggattacaggcttgagccaccgcgcccggcattttgTGTTATTCTTGATTCTTAGAGTTTCTTTCTTTGGTCAAAATCTTCCTTCCTTGAGCAGAATCAGTTACTCCTTCAAGAGTGTGTTCTTATCTTCGTTTCCTAAATCACAGCAGTGTGGATGTCTATCCTACCAGACTGCAGAACTCTAAGAGCAAGGATATCAGATCCATCTCTGTATTCCTAACACCAATAGAGAGATGAGGATGGAGTAGGTGTTAGGTGGATGCTTTTTAAGGTCTTTGTACAAGAAAGCAGATAGAGACATTCTCTTAAATCCAAGATCCAGATGAGAGTAGAAtccccagccgggcgcggtggctcaagcctgtaatcccagcactttgggaggccgaggcgggtggatcacgaggtcaggagatcgagactatcctggctaacatggtgaaaccccgtctctactaaaaatacaaaaaactagccgggcgtggtggcgggcgcctgtagtctcagctacttgggaggctgaggcgggagaatggcgtgaacccgggaggcggagcttgcagtgaggagatcacgccactgcactccagcctgggagacacagcgagactccgtctcaaaaaaaaaaaaaaaaaaaaaaaaagagagtagaatcccttacccacccccaccccactctaCCCcttacatacacacagacatactaatttctttctttcttcctgcaggTTTGATGCCTTCTATGGGGAGAGGAGTACTCAGCAGGACATCTATGCAGGTTCAGTGCAGCCCATCCTAAGGCACTTGCTGGAAGGGCAGAATGCTAGCGTGCTTGCCTATGGACCCACAGGAGCTGGTGAGGGAGCCAGAAAAGAAACAGTTATGGGTCAGAAAGGGCTGGGGAACCAGAGAGGAAAATCTCACAGCTTTCTCCACTCTCTCCCCAGGGAAGACGCACACAATGCTGGGCAGTCCAGAGCAACCTGGGGTGATCCCGCGGGCTCTCATGGACCTCCTGCAGCTCACAAGGGAGGAGGGCGCTGAGGGCCGGCCATGGGCCCTTTCTGTCACTATGTCCTACCTAGAGATCTACCAGGAGAAGGTGAGGCCCCGTGCTGGTTGGGAGAGGAGCAACAAAGGGTCAAAGTAAGATCTGGTTCTAGAAAATGAAGCTCTGCTCTAGCAGGGAGGTAAGGTGAGACCTAGAAAGACAGAGGCTGGGGTAGCAGATGGTACAACTCCGAGAATAGAACAGAGAAAGGAAACTGATCCCCAGAAAGCAGCCGCCTCTGTATAGAGAATTGCCCTTCCCCTTCACTGCTTACACAGGTATTAGACCTACTGGATTCTACATCAGGAGACCTGGTGATCCGAGAAGACTGCCGGGGGAACATCCTGATTCCGGGTCTCACCCAGAAGCCCATCACTAGCTTTGCTGATTTTGAGCGGCACTTCCTGCCAGCCAGTCGAAATCGGACTGTAGGAGCCACCCGGCTCAACCAGCGCTCCTCCCGCAGTCATGCTGTGCTCCTGGTCAAGGTGAGGCCACAGACGGGCGAGGACCTGGGAAGCCCAGGAGCCTGAGCTAAGCATGAGACCTTTGTTCTTACCCCAGGTGGACCAGCGGGAACGTTTGGCCCCATTTCGCCAGCGAGAGGGAAAACTCTACCTGATTGACTTGGCTGGGTCAGAGGACAACCGGCGCACAGGCAACAAGGGACTTCGGCTAAAAGAGAGTGGTGCCATCAACGCCTCCCTGTTTGTCCTGGGCAAGGTGGTAGATGCGCTGAATCAGGGCCTCCCTCGTGTACCTTATCGGGACAGCAAGCTCACTCGCCTATTGCAGGTCAGACCCTCCTGTCTCAGGGAAGAAGGGGCTGCAGAAGGAGGTTCTCAGGCCTGCTGTGGGGTGGGGAATAGCGGTTGAGGCATAGGAAGGCTGGGCTTTTGACCCACCCACTGCCTGGTCCCACCCTCAGGACTCTCTGGGTGGCTCAGCCCACAGCATCCTTATTGCCAACATTGCCCCTGAGAGACATTTCTACCTAGACACAGTCTCTGCACTCAACTTTGCTGCCAGGACGAAGGAGGTGATCAACCGGCCTTTTACCAATGAGAGCCTGCAGCCTCATGGTGAGAACTAGGGGAGGCAGGAGTGGAAATGCTGGGTCTGGAAATCAGGGAGTTTGTTGAAACCACCAAGCATCAGTACAGAGGCTGACCACCCCCGatccctctctccaccccatcCTCCAATCATCTAGTCTTGGGACCTGTTAAACTGTCTCAGAAAGAATTGCTTGGTCCACCAGAGGCAAAGAAAGCTCGAGGCCCTGAGGAAGAGGAGATTGGGAGTGCTGAGCCCATGGCagcttcagcctctgcctcccagaaacTCAGGTGAGCAGTGGGCCTTGGGTGTATCCCCTTCCTGATGTGTGGCTTAGCAGCAGAGCTGCAATGCCTGTCAGATTCTTGAGCAGAGACAGCTGTGATCTTGTTCCTCTGCCATTAAATTCACTATAGaccgggtgtggcggctcactcctgtaatcccagcactttgggaggccgaggttgggtggatcacctgaggtcaggagttcgagaccagcctggccaacgtggtgaaaccccatctgtactaaaaaatacaaaaagtagtcgggtgtggtggcgtgtgcctgtaatcccagctactcgggaggctgaggcaggagaatcccttgaacccaggaagctgaggttgcagggagctgagattgcggccactgcactccagcctgggcaacagagcaagactctatctcaaagtaaagaaataaattcacccccggctgggcacggtgactcacgcctgtaatcccaacactttgggaggccaaggcaagcggatcacctgaggtcaggagttcaagaccagcctggccaacatggcgaaaccctgtctctactaaaaatacaaaaattagctgggcatggtagtgggcgcctgtaatcctagctactcgggaggctgaggcagggagaattgcatgaatctaggaggtggaggctgcagtgagccgagatcaagccactaaatactgcagcctaggtgacagagcaagactccgtctcaataaataaatacatacataaattccCCCCAGATTCTACTCCGTTGAATCACTAAAGTCTAAGATAAATCTCTCCACATTGCTGCTGCCTTGGGGACCTAAGGAGGCCTCCTCCTGGGGATCCTTTCCATTTTCCAATCTCTTTAGCCCTCAGCAAAACTTCTTGCTTTGGGACAGCAGTTTCAAGGATGAGCATTTTTGCTTCTGGTTCAAGGAGTGATCTGGATCAGATCTTTCAGATCCatgagagaaaagcaaaggagaCTTGGAAGAGCTGTCCCCCTGAGACCACCTGGTCTGTGTGTCAGTGCCCAGCTTCTCCACGACTCTCTGGGGAGCCAACTGCTGTCCTAACTGCTTCTACCCTCAATCCAGACAAAGCCTCTAAGTCCTTTATGTCACCTCCTGACCCAACTCCGATCACTCCATCTCATGGCCCAGTATGTA
This genomic interval carries:
- the KIF22 gene encoding kinesin-like protein KIF22 isoform X3; this encodes MDSCSLEIANWRNHQETLKYQFDAFYGERSTQQDIYAGSVQPILRHLLEGQNASVLAYGPTGAGKTHTMLGSPEQPGVIPRALMDLLQLTREEGAEGRPWALSVTMSYLEIYQEKVLDLLDSTSGDLVIREDCRGNILIPGLTQKPITSFADFERHFLPASRNRTVGATRLNQRSSRSHAVLLVKVDQRERLAPFRQREGKLYLIDLAGSEDNRRTGNKGLRLKESGAINASLFVLGKVVDALNQGLPRVPYRDSKLTRLLQDSLGGSAHSILIANIAPERHFYLDTVSALNFAARTKEVINRPFTNESLQPHVLGPVKLSQKELLGPPEAKKARGPEEEEIGSAEPMAASASASQKLSPLQKLSSMDPAMLERLLSLDRLLASQGSQGAPLLSTPKRERMVLMKTVEEKDLEIERLKMKQKELEAKVLAQKAEDSKEKENHCPTILRPLLHRTVTVAKPLKKAVVMPLQLIQEQAASPNAEIHILKNKGRKRKVESLDAPEPEEKAEDCWELQISPELLAHGRQKILDLLNEGSARDLRSLQRIGPKKAQLIVGWRELHGPFSQVEDLERVEGITGKQMESFLKANILGLAAGQRCGPS
- the KIF22 gene encoding kinesin-like protein KIF22 isoform X2, with the translated sequence MSAGVSTQQRQREMAAAVAAAAATSGAGRCRLSKIGASRRPPPARVRVAVRLRPFVDGTAGASDPPCVRGMDSCSLEIANWRNHQETLKYQFDAFYGERSTQQDIYAGSVQPILRHLLEGQNASVLAYGPTGAGKTHTMLGSPEQPGVIPRALMDLLQLTREEGAEGRPWALSVTMSYLEIYQEKVLDLLDSTSGDLVIREDCRGNILIPGLTQKPITSFADFERHFLPASRNRTVGATRLNQRSSRSHAVLLVKVDQRERLAPFRQREGKLYLIDLAGSEDNRRTGNKGLRLKESGAINASLFVLGKVVDALNQGLPRVPYRDSKLTRLLQDSLGGSAHSILIANIAPERHFYLDTVSALNFAARTKEVINRPFTNESLQPHVLGPVKLSQKELLGPPEAKKARGPEEEEIGSAEPMAASASASQKLSPLQKLSSMDPAMLERLLSLDRLLASQGSQGAPLLSTPKRERMVLMKTVEEKDLEIERLKMKQKELEAKVLAQKAEDSKEKENHCPTILRPLLHRTVTVAKPLKKAVVMPLQLIQEQAASPNAEIHILKNKGRKRKVESLDAPEPEEKAEDCWELQISPELLAHGRQKILDLLNEGSARDLRSLQRIGPKKAQLIVGWRELHGPFSQVEDLERVEGITGKQMESFLKANILGLAAGQRCGPS